One Delphinus delphis chromosome 16, mDelDel1.2, whole genome shotgun sequence genomic window, gcagagcacaggctccggacgcgcaggctcagcagccatggctcacgggcctagccgctccgcggcatgtgggatcttcccggaccggggcacgaacccgtgtcccctgcatcggcaggcggactctcaaccactgcgccaccagggaagccccgatgcatttttttcttaagctatatacatacattctgGTAGATTCTGGCCCTACTCTCTTGCATCGAAAAACCATTCTAGCTTTTTAAGGTTATGCTGTACATCTCAGCTTTGAAGCAATTATATGATTTTCTATGCCCCACCCCAACTTCCAGAGGGCAGTTTTATTTACCAGATTTCAAAGTTCTGGGGAAACGGGTGATTACGCCTCACTGTAGCCTCCTATCTGTTACTAATAAtagttctttctcttctttcctctcctctttctgcaAGTGGTACCACTGTTTATATTGTAGACTAGCCCTCTCCGAAAGAAATATAGTGCAGGCtgcatatgtaattaaaaattttctagtagccatgttataaaacaaagagaaacagatgaaatgaattttaataatatgttttatttacacATAGAAATGATAATATTATACTATgttaatcaatattttaagaatCACTGAGAGattttacatgcatttttttcttacacaccggatttcaaagacttagtatttCATATTAACAGCACATCTCTGTCTAGAccagccatatttcaagtgctcccTCACCACGTGTGGCCGGTGGCCATCACAATGGAGAGCACAGCTCCAGACCACTGAGCCCAAAACCTCAGGTCTCTGTGGATCTTCTCCCTTTTACATCCTCTCCAATCTGTTGCCAAATcttacttctctttctttctactgtttGTGCCATGTGCTTCTTACTTGTGGCCACAGCCAGCAGCCTGGTTCAGGCCTCATCACTTTGTGCCTCATCTATTTGAACATGGCAGTAAAGCCTGGCAGGCTGGCCTGGGAGCTCTCATCTATGTTTCAAACAAAGTTGTTGTTTTCTTGAATGTTACATCCTCGAGAGAgagtcaaaacaaacaaatacatgaaGAAATATGTAATAGATCAGGTACTCTGAAGTGCTGTAATCTAAGGAGGAAACTGTCATAGCCCAGGAAGAAAACTAAAGCAGAGTAAGAGGATGGCGACTGAGGGTGGGGGAACGTTTGAGGTGATGATAAGGTGACAATTGAGCAGAGACCTAAATAAAGTGAAAGAATGAGCCATGCAGCTTTCTGGGGGGAAAGAATATTcttggcagagagaacagcaagtgcaaaggccctgaaacAGGAGTACACCTCGGTGTTGGAGAAAGATCGGTATTGGAGAAAGATCGAAGAGGccagagggctggggtgggggatgaaGATGAGATCAGCAAAGCCACAACATGCATGGCTTTGTGAGCCACGATGCAAGCTTTGGATTTCATTCCTAGTAGGATGGAGGTTTGCTGAAGGGTAATGAGTATgatcttatttacatttttaatgtatcGCTTGGGCTTTCTGTGTGGAGTTTGGATGTAGGAACCAGTTAGGAAGCAGGGGAAACTACTGGGAGaacattacatatttattttataactgttgAAAACACAGTGGGGCCCTTGGATGACAGCAGGGCAATATTTTAGGTATGTTTGTCCAAAATATTTGTGTACTTTGGTCTCGTATTTTCTTCTTGGCTTTTCTATTAAAGATttggccttgggcttccctggtggcgcagtggttgagagtccgcctgccgatgcaggggacacgggttcgtgccccggtccgggaagatcccacatgctgcggagcggctgggcccgtgagccgtggccgctgagcctgcgcgtccggagcctgtgctccgcgacgggagaggccacaacagtgagaggcctgtgtactgccaaaaaaaaaaaaaaaaaaaaaaatttctgcccGGCTTAAGGAATGTCTTGCCTCTGAACTTTGCTGTTGCCATGGAGACTGGCTGTGTAAATAGGGACCTCACTCCAGAGTCTGCAGCCCCAGGGCATGTAAGCAAACAGtaccaggctgcctgggtttgccTGAGCATGGTGCCCACACCCATAGGGACTGGACCGGGCAGTCTGAGCACGCACAGTGCTAGTGCATCAGCAACGTCCCTCCCTAGGTGCTGCGAGCTGGTGGGGCTGTTCTGCGCAGACTCTgttcttcctcattttacagtcaTCCAACCAGCCATGTGCACTGAAAGAGGGAAGAGCTAGAGGAGCCTCTTGGTCACGTGATGAACATGAAATGATATTTTTAGCTGAAATGTCAGAGTGGAAGGATTTTCCCAGTGGCTGAAGAATAAGAGTTCCCTTTCCAGACAGGCAATGTGGCCGTCCCTTAATGAGCCCTTTGAATGCATTATCCCACCTAATCCTCACAGATACCCAGTTTTTTTCTCAGAGAGGTTTAGTCacctgctcagggtcacacagcaggtatGTATCAGAGTCAGCATTTATATTCAGACTTGTGCTCTTGACTTTTCCATTACACTGAAAACCTCTGACCACCTATAGGGACCAAAATGTAGGTGGAATGATTATCTTTtagcttaattctttttttttgccatgccgcaCTGCTTATGGGAGGATctcagttctccgaccagggattgaacccgggccactcCAGTGAAAACACTGAATcccaaccactagaccaccagggagctccctagcttaaaattttttctctaattttgccagaaaacaaacaaaacaaacaaacaaccccccccccccccactcattGTCAGAGTATCGGTTCCTCCTTCTTAGGTAAAAGTTTTAAGTAGGCATTTTATGCTATTAAGTAATAAGTCACTTAAGCTCATTCCCTGCAATGAACAAGGTGAGTTCAGAGAATATATCTCATCTCATGTGATCTTCACAATGACCTTGAGAAGTGGAGATGAGacttgaggctcagaggggttgagGCTGAGACCCTGATCTCTTGGCATCCTGGCCCTGCTGTCACTCTGCTTGAGTTCCTAAAGAAGAAGCATCTTCAGGAGCCTGGAAATATAGGAATGAAAGATTCTTACAAGTTTTCAGatttgtgggtgtgtgtatgtgttctgCTCATGCTAAGGTGATGTCACAGGGACCAGATTTACCCTCTCACCTGACACAACCAAAAAAGTAGATGAAATACATGCCCCAGTGGTTTCAGATACTGGGCACTAGCAGCACAGGACACTGATCCCCAGGAGAGGGGGATAAATGAGCTGAGCCCTCTGAGTGCCCAGCTTCACGCCTAGAGAGCATTTCCAGGCTGCATTGCAGGACAGGCAGATCTTGGTTGTCTCCCAGAGTTGGGGAGGTGCAGGTGGGAGCCTAGAGCTaggcgcgcgtgcgcgcgcgcagacacacacacacacacacacacacacacacacacacacacacacacacacacacacacacacacacacacacacacacacacacacacacacacacacacacacacacacacacacacaccacccacgCAGAGTGCTCCAGAGATTTGCAGAGGGTTCCGCTTGACTCCTCGGGTGTGGACTGGTCAGTGAGGAAACTACCTGAGGGCTGAGAATAGTTAATGCTCCCCCCATCCAGAGTGGGAAAACCTTCAAATTCATGAGCATCAGGTAGAGTACTCAGAAGGATTTTACCTCAGTATTGTGAAGAAAAAACTAGATACATCATTATTAAACAGATACACTATTAGGTGATATTATGAGTAGGTATGGACAATGAAGCAGGTGTTATAATCGTATTCCACAGGTTAAGGAGGGTAGAGGAGGAAAGCTTGAGCAAGTGAAGTAGAGGTGTGGAAGGTATTTAAAAAGATCCAAATTGAACGTGTAGGAATGCACATTACAATGTCTGATATAAAATGACTGTAACTGTCTAAGAGTTCGCCTTCCTAGTACTCTTATTTTTCCCCTCCATGTGTGTGTACTTGTGCATTTGAAACCATCACATATACCCCACACAAATGCACGGCAAAGTTAGAGACATCCTCTGAAGGTGAATTGTCCGCTTGGCTGTAATGTAAGAAGAAGATAACCGAAGACCTCACAATATACCCAGGAGGAAATTTACCCGAGTTCTTGCATAAGGGGTGGTGTGGGCAAGCGGTCAGCTGCATGATCAGGAGATTAGCTTGGGTtttggctctgctacttactggtTGGGTGGCTTTTGGCAAGTTTCTTCATCTTCATGGTGGTGGCTGGAATACTTCCTCAGTAAGTGATAGACATAAGGgcaaatttaatataattaaggaaaaaaatcacttaaatttCCTGATGAACAACATAATCGCTACTATCTATTGTGGGCTTACCACGGGCCAGGAATTGTGCTAAAACTGCTCCACACGCAATCGGTTTTCATCTTTATAATGTCTTTGAGTCAGACAGGCTTATTGACGTCTTAAAGAAAaatgtggctcagagaggttcaccAAATTGCTTAAAGTCACCCAGCTCTTTGGAAGCACATGGATTTAACTTCGTAAATCCAGAGTTTAACCTCAGACTTTCCAATGTttatttcctgtgtgtgtgtgtgtgtttgtgagtgtgtgagtgtgggtTGAGGGCCAGAGTGCCAGGATGTGAAAGTGAGAGCACAGCATAACtaacacacacacttacacacaggATGGTACTGGGGACTGTAGAATTAGAAAAAGCAGAAGGACAAGCCTGGGTTATGGAATATACTAACTCCCTGGgcaagggttttttgtttttgttttgtttttgcttagagaaaacagaaagactGTGGTTTGGAATGAAATTAATTTGATGGGACGGTGTGGTATTGCTTATGAGAAATTTTTGTTTACTGGTGTACAAAAGACCTTGTGTTCAAGCTTTTAATACTTCTATTTCCCCTAGTGGTGAGACTCTCCTCTGCCACTGCCGTGTGTAAACATAGCAGTGAGATTAACTGAGGCGGTCCCCAtgacctctcctttcccccagtGTGGTTGGTGAGAAGGGTTGAGTCAGGTTTTCTACCTGGAGTAGCTTCTCGGGCTGTGAGAAAATCTAAGCCAGAGGCAGATGGTACTGGGAACAAAACTCCCagttctgatttctttcttttttttttttttgaagtaaacaatctcaaatgtttattatcttcataacaaaacaaaatatgaagcTCAGAACTGGATCACTTGgccctttctcttcttatttcCTCCCAGCTCAAAAGGCTTGCATCTCTTAATAGCCAGCATTCTCTTAGATCTGCAGTTCGGCTCAACACATCCAAGCCTCAGCACAATCTTCTTTGTAGTTTTAGCCTTTTTCCGGAAAATCGGCTTGGTCTGCCCACCGTAGCCACTCTGCTTCCTGTCATACCGCCGCTTTCCCTGGGCATACAGAGAATCCTTGTCCTTCTTGTACCGTGTCACTTTGTGGGGTCGGTGCTTGCCACACTTCTTACAAAAAGTCCGGCGGGTTTTAGGAACGTTCACCATGTTTGCGAGAGTGCTATCGGCACGGAAAAGCTGATTTCTTTTTAGTTCCGCTTTTTCAACAGAGCAGCAAAGCTATGCAAAGATCAAAGCTGGTTTGGGCTGGTTGGCTCTGGGTGCTGGAGAGGCTGAACCCCGCTGTTTGAGGAGATCACAGCCCTGGTGAGAAACACCCAGAGagactgaaagagaaagacacttcATAATAAGAGCTGTAATTATCTCCTGATTTTACTTGGAGGAACATCTCTTAGGAGAGGACGCTTCATAACCTATAAGTCATTTGCAAGGTCATTGGACTATCTTCAGTGATGTatcaattaatttattctttcagcAGATATTTGCTTGTGGCTGCTGTGTGTCGGACACTGCTCTAGGCGCTGGGGGTACTCCATGCCTTTCATGGGGCTCACATCTGAGTGGAGGCAgtagacaataaacaagtaaatccACATATAGTTTATCAGATGGTGATAAATATGAAGAATGAAGcaggggaaaaggggagaaaaagacagggtaaagggtgtgtgtgtgtgtgtgtgcgtgcgtgcatggaCGTACACGTGCGCTGGTTTAGAAAGGTTTTTCATATAAGGATttgctctggggtctcttttataatgaAACGTTTTATGAGACCTATGGCTTTAAAAGTGCATTCAGATTCGACTAATTAGATTTTATGAGAATTCAGCTACAGCTGAAGTTTACTTCTGGTCTAatcctgaaaataaaaattgttttccaaacagaatattttattattcaacaaaataaaaatctgttttccAAACAGATTCTGTTTTCCAAAACAGATTCAATCTCTTTTCCAAACAGATTGATGGTGGGGAGGGAGCTATTTGATGTACATAAGAGAAAGGATTGGTTTTAAGAACTCTGCACAGTGATTGTATAGAAATGGCTGTGGGTAGTTACAAAGGGTTCTTATCTGTTCATTCATGCCCACCTGCCCACACTCCGCATAGATAAACCCACCTTCCTGTGATTTAGGCTGTGCATGAGTTCAGACCAGCTTTCCCTGCAAGTACTGACTTGGAGTCATATTGTTTTTAGGATCCCTTTTTCCAGAATAGTGtctgaaataataatgaaaagtgatGTTAAGCACTTACCAGATCATccttttaatccttacaacaatacTGTTAGGTAGGAGCTGTCATTAtctccactttgcagatgaggacactgaggctcagagaagttacacGATCTGTGGTACAAGGATAAGTCTGAATCAGTCAGCGCTGTCTAGCGCCAAGTTCTTAGCCACTATGTTATGCTGTCCCCCTTACTTTATAAGGTCCAAGtgcttgatgaatgaatgagtgaatactaCTGCCTTGAGTCTAAAGGATGAGGGCATTAGACAGAGACGGAGCCTGGGAGTTCTGTTGAACTGTCCAGAACGGGCAAGCGTAGAGCCAGAACTTTGAGGACTGAATGAACAGGAGAATTGGTCAAGAGCGAATAGAAAAATAGCAGGTTAcagtcatttattcaagaaattaaCTCTTAAGACATCTTCTACGTGCCAGGCATTAGGCTAGTTAACCCACCCCTGGCCTTGTAGCCTCGCTCCAGGAGGGCTTTGGGGAAGAGACCTGGGCTTCCATTCATCTCCTTCCCGTGTTAAAGTGATGCCCTCTGCAGCAAAGGCTGGCCCTGAATCCTGCAGATACTGCCACAGCCTCCAGGCTAGTTCAGTGATTCCAAAATCTGGGCATGGCGTTTGTTACACCTCCACCTCAGGGGGTTTGTGCACTGCTAGGTTGGGGAACCACTGTGCGGACTAGGAGTTTCTAGGTTTTCTAAAACCCCTGCTCCCTTGTGATGAACGGGACAAAGGCCTCAAGGTCCTCTGACAATCCTGGTGTGGAGTAAGGAGGGGAAGCCACGGGAGGGCGCAGGTAACTAGGCCTGCCGAGTAGACTTTGATGGAGTTTTGCTTTCTCCTTTGTTCTATTAAATAATTGATTGCTACGTCCATTTCTCAAATGTGAACCTCTATCATCACATCGAATGTACTTTTAGAAAACTGCACGTGTTCCCTGTTCCCCAGGACTGGCTTTGCCAGCTGCCTTCCCTAccccccttcctccatccaccCCTCTACCTGTTCTAGACCATTGTTTCTCAAACTTCCTGGGTATAAGAATTAACTAAAGAAAaagtctgactcagggtcctggGAATCTGTACCCGCCCTGCTGATTTTGCTTCAGGGAAGTCTGGGGAACCACATTCTGAGAAACAGTTTTAGCAGCTAATCCAGAGCACAAGGGTGGGCGGGTTGGGAGACTCGGAGGGTTCCCCCAAGGTGAGGTGGATGGGAGACCCGGGGAGGTGCTTTCCGGGGTTCCCTGTGATAGGATTCACTGCCATGgctgcccctgcctctccccccatCTGGTAGAAAGCAAGGTGCGGGGCTTGGCGCTCCCTCCTTTTGGCTCAGAGCCAAGGGAGGAGCTCCACTGATActggcctggaggagggagaagtcTGCGGAGGGGATGGGACCCAGCCCCTGCATCCCCACTGGCCTTCTGGGCCTGGCGCAGACGACAAGGCCCAGCTGGCTGAGAGCCCAGTGCTTCAAAGGGTGGGCGAGTCATGGTCCTGCAGGAGACCTGGGAGCCACTCAGAAGAGCATTTGTTCCCCAGCCCTGTTGGGGATTGTTATTGCCCCTCGGAGGATGGGAAGTTGGTAGTTCTGCAGTCCTTGGGAGCAGAAACAGAGCAACGTGTGATttactttccagcctccagcttatttttcctttccttcatgaGGGAATTTCCAGTAAACCCTTCCCCAGTAATCCATGTGGGCTGTGTCCCTGCTGCACAGAAGAACAACTCGCTAGATGTGAGTTCCCCTGATTAAGAACTCAGCCAGCAAAGCCCTTACTCACCACAGTGGCATGCGACAGTTAACATTTGCGTCCAGGCCAACGGGgaaaacattttccatttctcttttaaacACACTAGACTCTGTTttaacaagaaagaaacaaaagttctTAACCAACACTTGCATGACCGAGTTGACTGGTTTACAGTTAAACTCTTTAGTTCCCCCAAACCTAACATCTAATTTTCAAGTAGTTGCTTCCATTGCTTAGAATTAGTTTGATGTCACAGAGAGAACCCACAACAAACTATATGGGTGTTCGTGGACTGAAAGGAATAGGAGAAGGACCGGCTCTTTCTTCATTTCAGAATATATCTGCTGTTTATTATTCTTGCACTAtaagtttctttttgaggtgtgGTCCATCCATTTTAGTGTTGGGTGGAGCCCATGGGGAGACACTTATTTTTCCATGAGAACACAGGGCAAAAGTTTCCCCATTACTTTCACACcataatattttaacatatttatagcATTagtaatatgaaagaaaaagggTCTTGGTTTAGTTTCACCTTCTTTAAAGGAAATTGGCTTGTGGTCCGACTGAACTCTTCTTATTCCCTGTGTAGGAGGCCAAGTCATCATTTCCCAGTCTCTCACTGTATTTTGTATCCAAGCAACATCATAGAAAATAGGCCAGGCCAGGCTTGCCTTCAAAGCTGTATAGAGTTCAGACACCCATAGGGGATGTTTTCTTCAACTTACAGTGAAAGATCTTAGAAGCTGtaactgtttatatttttcttcaactCACTGAGccgttaaaaatattttgtggatTAAAGTCTTTCTAGGCTTTCATCTAAACAAGCACTAgcttcagaaaaaagaaatttaagttttctttgacgtctccctcccctcccccaccccacccccacaagcATAAGAATTTTATGATGAAAAAGCAAATCTTAAGAAATGGGACTAAAGGTTTCTGAAAGAAGGAATTGAGATCAGACTTCAcgattggcttcttttatttcACTCCATTCCTGGTCTGTTATTTGTTACATCCTCTCACACCCTctcatggggaggggaaggcagcgGATACTGGATGAGTCAGAATGGAGGTTGTAAAACCCATTCAGGGCCATAAAGGGCCAGCAGATGGGTTTTGTGTTTTAGGCAAAGCTGTTCTCCCCAGTTAGCCGCAAGTCCCACCACTCCCTATTGTCTCACCTAATACTGTATTCCACATATCTGTTATTGGCCTAAACTTTCCTCCTGACACCCTGTGGGAATTTGTTTGACTCCTGATGTTATAAGAAGCCAATACCTTTGAAGGCAGAAAACTTGCCTAGTATTCTGGATTGTTCATTATGGACATTTTCTAGgatattttttccccctaaatcaatgaataaaggctttaagagaaaagaaatgtataacaTGAGAGAGTTTTCTGAATAGACATACATAGGAACATCACATATATAAGCCAGTAGCAGACTTTCAGGGCTAAAAAGGGTCTGAGGAATTCTTTCAATCTACTCATTTGCAGATAATGAAGGGGCTCAGAGATTAGGGTG contains:
- the LOC132439352 gene encoding large ribosomal subunit protein eL42-like; translated protein: MVNVPKTRRTFCKKCGKHRPHKVTRYKKDKDSLYAQGKRRYDRKQSGYGGQTKPIFRKKAKTTKKIVLRLGCVEPNCRSKRMLAIKRCKPFELGGNKKRKGQVIQF